One segment of Streptomyces sp. NBC_00576 DNA contains the following:
- a CDS encoding carbohydrate ABC transporter permease: MTTPTTMTAPAPTPTPAKTAVRPLRRGPSLGRIAAWAVMAAIVLVTLLPFYWILRTALSTNAGLAADPANPLPVHPTMGGFERALGLQSTKEAIAQGGAGGSLDFWRYLLNSVVVSTLITGCQIFFSAMAAYAFARLRWRGRDTVFGLFLAGLMVPAIFTLLPNFVLIKQLGLVDNLLGIALPTMFMTPFAVFFLRQFFMNIPREVEEAALLDGAGKVRVFFRVLLPMASTPVLTLAILTYITAWNDYFWPLMVSYSDSSRVLTVALAIFRAQTPQTGVDWSGLMAATLIAALPMLVLFGCFARRIVSSVGFTGIK, translated from the coding sequence ATGACAACCCCGACAACCATGACAGCACCGGCACCGACCCCGACACCGGCCAAGACGGCCGTACGACCGCTGCGGCGCGGGCCCTCACTCGGGCGGATCGCCGCCTGGGCGGTGATGGCCGCGATCGTGCTGGTCACCCTGCTGCCGTTCTACTGGATCCTGCGCACCGCACTGTCCACCAACGCCGGCCTCGCCGCCGACCCGGCGAACCCCCTGCCGGTGCATCCGACCATGGGCGGTTTCGAGCGGGCGCTCGGCCTGCAGTCCACCAAGGAGGCGATAGCGCAGGGCGGCGCGGGCGGCAGCCTGGACTTCTGGCGCTACCTCCTCAACTCCGTCGTCGTGTCGACCCTGATCACCGGCTGCCAGATCTTCTTCTCGGCGATGGCCGCGTACGCCTTCGCCCGGCTGCGCTGGCGCGGCCGGGACACGGTCTTCGGGCTGTTCCTGGCGGGCCTGATGGTTCCGGCGATCTTCACCCTGTTGCCGAACTTCGTCCTGATCAAGCAACTCGGCCTGGTGGACAACCTGTTGGGGATCGCGCTGCCGACGATGTTCATGACGCCGTTCGCGGTGTTCTTCCTGCGCCAGTTCTTCATGAACATCCCGCGCGAGGTCGAGGAGGCGGCACTCCTCGACGGCGCCGGAAAGGTCCGCGTCTTCTTCCGGGTGTTGCTGCCGATGGCGTCCACCCCGGTGCTCACGCTGGCGATCCTGACGTACATCACCGCCTGGAACGACTACTTCTGGCCGCTGATGGTGTCGTACAGCGACAGTTCGCGCGTGCTCACGGTGGCGCTGGCGATCTTCCGGGCACAGACCCCGCAGACGGGCGTCGACTGGTCGGGGCTGATGGCGGCGACCCTGATCGCGGCGCTTCCGATGCTCGTACTGTTCGGGTGCTTCGCGCGCCGCATCGTGAGTTCCGTCGGCTTCACGGGCATCAAGTGA
- a CDS encoding ABC transporter substrate-binding protein encodes MRIRTVVALTGALALSLATGCAQGGAAGSSADTVTYWLWDANQQPAYQACAKDFERENPGLTVKITQLGWDDYWTKLTAGFIAGTQPDVFTDHIQKFGQFADLKVLEPLDDLGIDDSTYQPGLAANWMGQDGHRYGAPKDWDTVALFYNRKLTTAAGLTAAQLNDLSWNPKDGGTFEKAIAHLTVDKNGKRGDEAGFDKNNVKVYGLATNGGGDGDGQTQWSTFAASAGWTYTNEKRWGTEYQYDSKTFQSVIKWYFGLAKKGYMVPFTDYNSQSNQANTQIASGKAATAFDGAWMISSYAGFKNLDMATAVTPAGPTGKRATMMNGLADSITKDAHNMAGAKKWVAYLASAKCQQTVGSYGIVFPATPDGTKAAVAAYEKKGIDVSAFTRPVAGEKAGGKEFATFSYPITNYAADVYALMHPAMQDIFGNGRSVTSLDRTNSQINLILDQ; translated from the coding sequence ATGCGAATTCGTACGGTCGTTGCACTGACCGGAGCCCTGGCGCTGTCCCTCGCGACCGGTTGCGCGCAGGGCGGAGCGGCCGGCTCGTCGGCGGACACGGTGACCTACTGGCTGTGGGACGCCAACCAGCAACCCGCCTATCAGGCCTGCGCGAAGGACTTCGAGCGGGAGAACCCGGGCCTGACGGTGAAGATCACGCAACTGGGCTGGGACGACTACTGGACCAAGCTCACCGCCGGCTTCATCGCGGGCACCCAGCCCGACGTGTTCACCGACCACATCCAGAAGTTCGGCCAGTTCGCCGACCTGAAGGTCCTCGAACCGCTCGACGACCTCGGCATCGACGACTCCACCTACCAACCCGGCCTCGCCGCCAACTGGATGGGCCAGGACGGCCACCGCTACGGCGCCCCGAAGGACTGGGACACCGTCGCCCTCTTCTACAACCGGAAGCTGACGACGGCCGCCGGCCTCACGGCCGCACAGCTGAACGACCTCTCCTGGAACCCGAAGGACGGCGGCACCTTCGAGAAGGCGATCGCGCACCTCACCGTCGACAAGAACGGAAAACGGGGCGACGAGGCCGGCTTCGACAAGAACAACGTCAAGGTGTACGGCCTCGCCACCAACGGCGGCGGCGACGGTGACGGCCAGACCCAGTGGAGCACGTTCGCCGCCTCGGCGGGCTGGACCTACACGAACGAGAAGCGCTGGGGCACCGAGTACCAGTACGACAGCAAGACCTTCCAGTCGGTGATCAAGTGGTACTTCGGCCTGGCCAAGAAGGGCTACATGGTCCCCTTCACGGACTACAACTCCCAGTCCAACCAGGCCAACACCCAGATCGCGTCGGGCAAGGCGGCAACGGCGTTCGACGGCGCGTGGATGATCTCGTCGTACGCCGGCTTCAAGAACCTGGACATGGCCACCGCCGTCACTCCGGCCGGGCCGACGGGCAAGCGGGCGACGATGATGAACGGCCTCGCCGACTCCATCACCAAGGACGCCCACAACATGGCCGGCGCCAAGAAGTGGGTCGCCTACCTGGCATCCGCCAAGTGCCAGCAGACGGTGGGCAGTTACGGGATCGTCTTCCCGGCCACACCCGACGGCACAAAGGCCGCCGTGGCCGCGTACGAGAAGAAGGGCATCGACGTCTCGGCGTTCACCCGGCCGGTCGCCGGCGAGAAGGCGGGCGGGAAGGAGTTCGCCACCTTCTCCTACCCGATCACCAACTACGCGGCGGACGTGTACGCGCTGATGCACCCGGCCATGCAGGACATCTTCGGCAACGGCAGGTCCGTGACCAGCCTCGACCGGACCAACAGCCAGATCAACCTGATTCTCGACCAGTGA
- a CDS encoding Gfo/Idh/MocA family protein, whose translation MTFSLGIVGAGQFSGQFAKLFLAHPGVGEVYVTDLLPERAEQLAATEGLSGTFPSYEAMLESPAVDAVAIFTQRWTHGPLVLQGLGAGKHVYSAVPMAVTAAEIGAIIDAVRATGLTYMMGETSQYNPATVHARNQIAEGAFGRLFYAEGDYVHDMDLGFYEAYQYSGGENWKATASYPPLLYPTHSVGGVLGAWQTHAVSVSAIGVRDERGDGVFDKEVSQFGNDYSNASALFEVAGGGSFRTNEFRRVGYPSQIRESRFRFFGTEASMEQLATVALWQDKKGVTDISELLEPKPTMAPDDPSLQHIAPDLRAAFTSGSAPVHDRSRLPREFDELHNGHEGSHHFLVDDFVTAVNTRTLPSVNAWVAARYTLPGIVAHDSARQGGERLTIPDFGDAPES comes from the coding sequence ATGACGTTCTCCCTCGGCATCGTGGGCGCCGGGCAGTTCTCCGGCCAGTTCGCCAAGCTGTTCCTCGCCCATCCGGGCGTCGGCGAGGTGTACGTGACCGACCTCCTGCCGGAGCGGGCGGAGCAACTGGCCGCCACGGAAGGCCTGTCGGGCACGTTCCCCTCGTACGAGGCCATGCTGGAATCGCCGGCGGTCGACGCGGTCGCGATCTTCACCCAGCGCTGGACGCACGGGCCGCTGGTCCTCCAGGGACTCGGCGCCGGCAAGCACGTGTACTCGGCGGTGCCGATGGCGGTCACCGCGGCGGAGATCGGCGCCATCATCGACGCCGTTCGGGCCACCGGGCTCACCTACATGATGGGTGAGACGAGCCAGTACAACCCGGCGACCGTCCACGCCCGCAACCAGATCGCCGAGGGCGCCTTCGGCAGGCTCTTCTACGCCGAGGGCGACTACGTGCACGACATGGACCTCGGGTTCTACGAGGCCTACCAGTACAGCGGCGGCGAGAACTGGAAGGCGACCGCCAGCTATCCCCCGCTCCTCTACCCGACACACTCGGTGGGCGGGGTGCTCGGCGCCTGGCAGACGCACGCGGTGAGCGTGTCGGCGATCGGGGTGCGGGACGAACGCGGCGACGGTGTGTTCGACAAGGAGGTCAGCCAGTTCGGCAACGACTACTCCAACGCGAGCGCGCTGTTCGAGGTCGCGGGCGGCGGTTCGTTCCGTACGAACGAGTTCCGCCGCGTCGGCTACCCCTCGCAGATCCGGGAGTCGCGGTTCCGGTTCTTCGGTACGGAGGCGAGCATGGAACAGCTCGCCACGGTCGCTCTGTGGCAGGACAAGAAGGGGGTCACGGACATCAGCGAACTGCTGGAGCCCAAGCCCACCATGGCTCCTGACGATCCATCACTCCAGCACATCGCCCCGGACCTGCGGGCCGCGTTCACGTCCGGCTCCGCCCCGGTGCACGACCGCTCGCGCCTGCCGAGGGAGTTCGACGAGCTGCACAACGGCCACGAGGGCAGCCACCACTTCCTGGTGGACGACTTCGTGACGGCGGTCAACACCCGCACCCTGCCGTCGGTGAACGCATGGGTGGCCGCCCGCTACACCCTGCCGGGCATCGTGGCGCACGACTCGGCGCGGCAGGGCGGGGAGAGGCTGACGATCCCGGACTTCGGGGACGCGCCCGAGTCGTGA
- a CDS encoding L,D-transpeptidase family protein, translating to MGDVRRRGAVALGITGLVAPLALVLGTAPAQAASCTTQTGPYQKKVEKFLGRPVDGRQSSGDCKAIQAFQNKHGITPNQGYAGPVTWGVMDLMLKQKAVGNKPNKEGKCPTNKGRIACVNLTLQLSWIQDGSRLVYGPVPVRTGRNNYETRTGLKKIYWRDIDHVSNIYDVPMPYSQFFDGGQAFHSVGLSMWNPPGSHGCVNMTKTTAKKYWSLLKNGDDVFVYGRKPGT from the coding sequence ATGGGGGACGTACGCAGACGAGGTGCGGTAGCGCTCGGGATCACGGGGCTCGTGGCCCCGCTCGCGCTGGTGCTCGGCACCGCGCCGGCGCAGGCCGCGAGCTGCACGACGCAGACCGGCCCGTACCAGAAGAAGGTGGAGAAGTTCCTCGGGCGGCCCGTCGACGGAAGGCAGTCGAGCGGTGACTGCAAGGCCATCCAGGCCTTCCAGAACAAGCACGGCATAACCCCCAACCAGGGCTACGCGGGTCCCGTCACCTGGGGTGTGATGGACCTGATGCTGAAGCAGAAGGCCGTCGGGAACAAGCCCAACAAGGAAGGCAAGTGCCCGACGAACAAGGGCCGTATCGCCTGCGTCAACCTCACGCTCCAGCTGAGCTGGATCCAGGACGGCAGCCGTCTCGTCTACGGCCCGGTGCCGGTCCGCACCGGCCGCAACAACTACGAGACCCGCACCGGCCTGAAGAAGATCTACTGGCGGGACATCGACCACGTCTCGAACATCTACGACGTCCCGATGCCCTACAGCCAGTTCTTCGACGGCGGGCAGGCCTTCCACTCGGTCGGCCTCAGCATGTGGAACCCGCCGGGCTCGCACGGCTGCGTCAACATGACGAAGACGACCGCCAAGAAGTACTGGTCGCTGCTGAAGAACGGCGACGACGTCTTCGTGTACGGCCGCAAGCCGGGCACCTGA
- a CDS encoding SDR family oxidoreductase yields the protein MPRTTENPLDGQQDEGARGGKLAGRVALVAGATRGAGRGIAVELGAAGATVYVTGRSTRQRRSEYDRPETIEDTADLVTEAGGHGIAVPTDHLDPAAVRALVDRIAEDQGADARLDVLVNDVWGGENLFEWESPVWEHDLDNGLRLLRLAVETHAITSHHALPLLLRHPGGLVVEMTDGTADYNRANYRSSFFYDLAKSSVLRMGFALGHELGPRGATAVALTPGWLRSEMMLEHFGVREENWRDALERVPHFAISETPRFVGRAVTALASDPDVARWNGESLSSGGLAQVYGFTDLDGSRPDAWRYLVEVQDTGKPADASGYR from the coding sequence ATGCCGAGGACGACGGAGAACCCCCTGGACGGGCAGCAGGACGAAGGGGCTCGGGGCGGGAAACTGGCGGGCAGGGTCGCCCTGGTCGCCGGAGCGACCCGCGGTGCCGGACGCGGTATCGCCGTGGAACTCGGGGCCGCCGGGGCCACCGTCTACGTGACCGGCCGCAGCACCCGGCAGCGACGCTCCGAGTACGACCGACCGGAGACCATCGAGGACACCGCCGACCTGGTCACCGAGGCGGGCGGCCACGGCATCGCCGTACCCACCGACCATCTCGACCCGGCGGCGGTCCGGGCGCTGGTGGACCGGATCGCCGAGGATCAGGGGGCCGACGCGCGACTCGACGTACTGGTCAACGACGTCTGGGGCGGCGAGAACCTCTTCGAGTGGGAGAGCCCGGTGTGGGAGCACGACCTCGACAACGGGCTGCGGCTGTTGCGACTCGCCGTCGAGACCCACGCCATCACCAGCCACCACGCCCTGCCCCTGCTGCTGCGCCACCCCGGTGGCCTGGTGGTGGAGATGACCGACGGCACCGCCGACTACAACCGCGCCAACTACCGGAGCTCCTTCTTCTACGACCTCGCCAAGTCGTCCGTCCTGCGCATGGGCTTCGCCCTCGGCCATGAACTCGGCCCGCGTGGCGCCACCGCGGTGGCGCTGACCCCCGGCTGGCTGCGCTCCGAGATGATGCTCGAACACTTCGGCGTCCGCGAGGAGAACTGGCGGGACGCCCTGGAGCGCGTCCCGCACTTTGCCATCTCGGAGACCCCGCGCTTCGTCGGCCGCGCCGTGACGGCCCTGGCGTCCGACCCGGACGTGGCCCGCTGGAACGGCGAGTCACTCTCCAGCGGTGGACTCGCCCAGGTCTACGGCTTCACCGACCTCGACGGCAGTCGTCCGGACGCCTGGCGTTATCTGGTCGAGGTCCAGGACACGGGGAAACCGGCGGACGCGAGCGGATACCGGTAG
- a CDS encoding DUF6624 domain-containing protein, whose amino-acid sequence METARGPAADPPQAALAAELVRRAEEDQRLTRLARETPTALNRHFVTRCRGANADALRAVVARRGWPEAGQVGEHASTAALMILLHTADLGFQLTCRDLIAEAVADGGCPAVHHAYIADHCAVELGQPQFYGTRINANTLCPYPIRQPETVEERRQDVGLDPLAEQLPALRHVVSGIPDSGCPVSASPLT is encoded by the coding sequence ATGGAGACCGCACGAGGCCCGGCGGCCGATCCGCCACAGGCCGCCCTGGCCGCCGAACTGGTGCGCCGGGCCGAGGAGGACCAGCGGCTGACCCGGCTGGCCCGTGAGACGCCCACCGCGCTCAACCGGCACTTCGTCACCCGGTGCCGCGGTGCCAACGCCGACGCCCTGAGGGCGGTGGTGGCCCGCCGCGGCTGGCCGGAGGCCGGTCAGGTCGGCGAGCACGCCTCGACGGCGGCCCTGATGATCCTGCTGCACACCGCCGACCTCGGCTTCCAGCTCACCTGCCGCGATCTGATCGCGGAAGCCGTGGCGGACGGGGGCTGCCCGGCCGTGCACCACGCCTACATCGCCGACCACTGCGCGGTCGAGCTGGGCCAGCCGCAGTTCTACGGCACCCGCATCAACGCCAACACGCTCTGTCCGTACCCGATCCGCCAACCCGAGACGGTCGAGGAGCGCCGTCAGGACGTGGGCCTGGACCCGCTGGCGGAACAACTGCCCGCGCTGCGGCATGTCGTGAGCGGAATACCCGACAGTGGATGTCCGGTATCGGCGTCACCCTTGACGTGA
- a CDS encoding ATP-binding protein: MISLSRPSLFQVAVPAHPSCAASVRRTVAAHLTFWHLSHLLDDAVLATDELFANAVSHAGAGPADSVAVMLEHTGHELRVTVSDPSPLLPRPRTPGAAAESGRGLSIVAALADDWGTAPPDPGTPGKKVWFSLVVGEKT; the protein is encoded by the coding sequence TTGATCTCCCTCAGCAGGCCCAGCCTGTTCCAGGTCGCGGTGCCCGCGCACCCTTCGTGCGCGGCCTCGGTACGGCGCACGGTCGCCGCGCACCTCACCTTCTGGCACCTGTCCCACCTGCTCGACGACGCCGTCCTCGCGACGGACGAGCTGTTCGCGAACGCGGTCTCGCACGCGGGCGCCGGCCCGGCCGACTCGGTCGCCGTCATGCTGGAACACACCGGGCACGAACTGCGCGTCACCGTCTCGGACCCCTCGCCCCTGCTGCCCCGGCCGCGCACGCCCGGCGCGGCGGCCGAGTCGGGGCGCGGACTGTCCATCGTCGCCGCACTCGCGGACGACTGGGGCACAGCGCCGCCGGACCCGGGCACCCCGGGCAAGAAGGTGTGGTTCTCGCTGGTCGTCGGAGAGAAGACGTGA